The genomic interval GCGCGCGATATTAGCGACGAGTTCACAGCTAGCGGAAAGGAAGCGATAGAGAAATCGCTCGCCAAGTTCGTGGAGAAAGGAAAGATGTCAGCCGACGACCGGAAAGCGGCTTTGGCAAGGTTGACGATGACGACTGACATCTCCGATTTAAAAGCGAGCGACATTATTGTTGAGGCGGTCACTGAAGACCTCGAGTTGAAGAACGGAATGTGGCGAGAGCTGGACGGACTTTGCGGCCCTGACACTATCTTCGCCTCAAACACCTCCAGTCTTACTATTGCGGCTATGGCAGCAGTTACCCAGCGTGCAGACCGTTTCGTGGGCCTGCATTTCTTCAATCCGGTACATATCATGAAGCTGGTGGAAATTGTCAGGGGTCTGGAAACCAGCGAGGAAACTATCGCCGCTACAAAAGGTGTCGGTGAAAAAATGGGCAAAGAGACCGTGACCATCAAAGAGTCGCCCGGCTTTATTACCAGCAGAATCAACGCCATGATTGGCAACGAGGCCTTTTACATGCTGCAGGAGGGCATCGCCACTGCGGAGGAAATCGACAAAGCGCTCAAACTGGGCTTAAATCACCCCATGGGACCGTTCGAGATGGTGGATTTGGTCGGTCTGGACACCCGTCTGAGCATTTTGAAATTTCTGCATCAAACGCTTGGCGAAAAGTACCGACCCTGTACTTTGCTGGAGCAGTATGTGCGGGCCGGAAGGTTAGGGCGCAAGACGGGCAAAGGCGTCTATGATTATACAAAAAAATAAATAGCATTCTATATAGATTTTCTTATTTTGTAAAGACCCAAAATGAGCGATTGGCTTTTAGCTTTTGGCCTCTAGCATTTAATTTTTGGGTACTTACATTGAGAAATTAGCTAATAGCCAACAGCAAATAGCGAATCGCTCAAATTTAGGAAAGATAAACAAATAGAAGATAATAGATGCCGGTCCATAACGATTTTTCTCGCCAATCAACTTTGCCCCCGCACCTTTACTGCAAGGCGGTCATTCCGAAAGTTTCCCGGACGTTTGCCATTAGCATTCGTGTTTTAAGGGGCGATTTTCATAAATCGGTACTCTGTAGTTATTTATTGTGCCGTATTCTTGATACCATAGAAGATTCCTCCTTTCCCCATTTTTCAGATCAGGAAGCCGTTTTCAATTCTTTTACCGAGATATTTTCCAGGGAGGATTTTTCAAATAGAGCGATCCAAAGCTGGCTCGAACTATTTTTTACAACCGCCTTGGTGCGGCAGGATGAAGGTGACTATTACGACCTGCTTCGAAATACCAATTTGGTCATTGCAAACTTCCTGACCCTTCCCGGCAATTATCGTAAGGTGATAAAAGAGTGCATCATAGAAATGTCCACCGGTATGCTGAGTATGGTTTCGAAGCGGCAGCAAAGTACGACACCGTTTTTTCTAAAAACACTAGCCGACCTGGAGAAATACTGCTACTTCGTGGCGGGCACAGTCGGTGTACTGACTGCCAGACTGCTCCGCGAATACTCAGGCCGGATCAATCACTCTCTTTTCAATTATCTCGAGGAAAAATCCGTTTCTTTCGGGTTAGGCCTGCAGATGACAAATATCCTGAAGGACTGTTGGGCGGATTATCAAAGAGGCCTGTGCTATATTCCGGAGGCGATGATTTCGAAGCATAACTTAAGCGCCGCGAGTTTCTTTGAGCCTGAAAACACTAAAAAGGCACAAAAGACCATAGATGATTTGATAACCCTGGCGGCGAGTCACCTTGATAATGGCCTGGATTTAATACTATCCCTACCCAGGAGTCAGTTCAGAGTTAAGCTGTCATGTTTGTGGCCCTTGTTTTTTGCCATCACCACGTTGATTGAAACGAAAAGAAACAGAAAACTGCTTTTAGGGGAAGTCGTGAAGATTTCCAGGGCGAGGGTTCAAAAATTGATGCGAAAAACGACACTTTTAGGCTGGAGTAACAGAGGCATTGGTAATTACTACGAGAGTTTTCGCGTGTTGTTGTAAGACAGAAGGTGTTGAGTCTTAGAGCCGATATTTTGAAAGGAGAGCAAAATTTGTTTATTGCCATGAATCGATTTCGGATAGCCCTTGGGCATGAAAGTGATTTTGAGGAGATCTGGCAGAACCGCGAGTCATATTTAGAAGGGGTGGCCGGGTTTAATGAGTTCCATCTTCTAAAAGGCCCTTCAGATGAAGAGGCGACTTTGTATGCCTCGCATTCAGTTTGGGAATCACGGGCCGCTTTTGAGGCCTGGACGAACTCCGAGGCTTTTAAAAAAGCGCATGCGCAGGCCCGTGCCCCTGAAGGAACCTATCTTAGCCACCCGAATTTTGAGGGTTTTGAAGTAATTATTTGAAAGGCGGCGCTGGTTTTTAATTTTTTTTATCTACGGGGACTTACTTCTTTTAATTGCTGAATATGCTCAGTTTCGCGAATTATTCCTGCGTATTGAACGAAACTGGAGAAAAGCGTGTTCGTTTTTTAAAACCAAACCCTTGGAGAAAAACAGCCTTCCTCTCCTTTGATGGAGCAGGTTATGAAGGCAGGGAGGTTCGTCCGCAAGGCCGGAAATGGCTATCTGACTATTCTG from candidate division KSB1 bacterium carries:
- a CDS encoding 3-hydroxyacyl-CoA dehydrogenase, which produces MTEIKRVGVLGCGLMGRGIAQISAQAGFETVARDISDEFTASGKEAIEKSLAKFVEKGKMSADDRKAALARLTMTTDISDLKASDIIVEAVTEDLELKNGMWRELDGLCGPDTIFASNTSSLTIAAMAAVTQRADRFVGLHFFNPVHIMKLVEIVRGLETSEETIAATKGVGEKMGKETVTIKESPGFITSRINAMIGNEAFYMLQEGIATAEEIDKALKLGLNHPMGPFEMVDLVGLDTRLSILKFLHQTLGEKYRPCTLLEQYVRAGRLGRKTGKGVYDYTKK
- a CDS encoding squalene/phytoene synthase family protein: MPVHNDFSRQSTLPPHLYCKAVIPKVSRTFAISIRVLRGDFHKSVLCSYLLCRILDTIEDSSFPHFSDQEAVFNSFTEIFSREDFSNRAIQSWLELFFTTALVRQDEGDYYDLLRNTNLVIANFLTLPGNYRKVIKECIIEMSTGMLSMVSKRQQSTTPFFLKTLADLEKYCYFVAGTVGVLTARLLREYSGRINHSLFNYLEEKSVSFGLGLQMTNILKDCWADYQRGLCYIPEAMISKHNLSAASFFEPENTKKAQKTIDDLITLAASHLDNGLDLILSLPRSQFRVKLSCLWPLFFAITTLIETKRNRKLLLGEVVKISRARVQKLMRKTTLLGWSNRGIGNYYESFRVLL
- a CDS encoding antibiotic biosynthesis monooxygenase translates to MFIAMNRFRIALGHESDFEEIWQNRESYLEGVAGFNEFHLLKGPSDEEATLYASHSVWESRAAFEAWTNSEAFKKAHAQARAPEGTYLSHPNFEGFEVII